A single window of Lysobacter oculi DNA harbors:
- a CDS encoding DUF2147 domain-containing protein yields the protein MRKTLFALAIGLAAVPMLASAQSPIGKWKTIDDETGKAKSIVEITQASNGTLQGRVIEILSSDRGPNPTCDKCSGANKGKPVKGMVILWGLKPDGNGKWAGGTVLDPAKGKTYKSKLELKSGGDKLGMSGCIAFICREQTWVRH from the coding sequence ATGCGCAAGACGTTGTTCGCACTCGCCATCGGCCTCGCCGCCGTGCCGATGCTCGCCTCGGCCCAGTCGCCGATCGGCAAGTGGAAGACGATCGATGACGAGACCGGCAAGGCCAAGTCCATCGTCGAGATCACCCAGGCCAGCAACGGCACGCTGCAGGGCCGGGTCATCGAGATCCTCAGTTCCGACCGCGGCCCGAACCCGACCTGCGACAAGTGCTCGGGTGCCAACAAGGGCAAGCCGGTCAAGGGCATGGTGATCCTGTGGGGCCTCAAGCCCGACGGCAACGGCAAGTGGGCCGGCGGCACCGTGCTGGACCCGGCCAAGGGCAAGACCTACAAGTCCAAGCTGGAACTCAAGAGCGGCGGCGACAAGCTCGGCATGTCCGGCTGCATCGCTTTCATCTGCCGCGAGCAGACCTGGGTCCGCCACTGA
- the queG gene encoding tRNA epoxyqueuosine(34) reductase QueG — protein MAAPADIDTLSARIRDEAAALGFTRFGISGVALGDDESHLRNWLQAGMHGTMQWMAAHGDKRSRPAELLPGTLSVISVGLDYGREHDEAWATLEDGERAYIARFALGRDYHKLMRNRLQKLAERIEGIVGPIGHRVFVDSAPVLERALARNAGLGWIGKHTCLIDKDGGSWFFLGELYLDIALPAAEPATNHCGTCSRCIDICPTQAIIAPYRLDARRCISYLTIEHEGAIPLEFREAIGNRIFGCDDCQLVCPWNKFAQRSDEPDFRTRNDLDRATLAELFAWEEDEFLQRTEGSAIRRSGHERWLRNIAVALGNAPTTDAVIAALRSRMEHPSEIVREHVAWALARHGVQD, from the coding sequence ATGGCCGCCCCCGCCGACATCGACACGCTGAGCGCACGGATCCGGGATGAAGCCGCGGCGCTCGGTTTCACCCGCTTCGGGATCAGCGGCGTGGCGCTGGGCGATGACGAATCCCATCTGCGCAACTGGCTGCAGGCCGGCATGCACGGCACGATGCAGTGGATGGCCGCGCATGGCGACAAGCGTTCGCGCCCGGCCGAATTGCTGCCCGGCACGCTGTCGGTCATTTCGGTCGGACTGGACTACGGCCGCGAGCACGACGAAGCCTGGGCCACGCTCGAAGATGGCGAACGCGCCTACATCGCGCGTTTCGCGCTGGGCCGCGACTATCACAAGCTGATGCGCAACCGCCTGCAGAAATTGGCGGAACGCATCGAAGGCATCGTCGGACCGATCGGCCATCGCGTCTTCGTCGATTCGGCGCCGGTGCTGGAACGCGCGCTGGCCCGCAACGCGGGACTGGGCTGGATCGGCAAGCACACCTGCCTGATCGACAAGGATGGCGGCTCGTGGTTCTTCCTCGGCGAGCTGTATCTCGACATCGCCCTGCCCGCCGCCGAACCGGCGACGAACCATTGCGGCACCTGCAGCCGCTGCATCGACATCTGCCCCACGCAGGCGATCATCGCGCCCTACCGGCTGGATGCGCGACGCTGCATCAGCTACCTCACCATCGAGCACGAGGGCGCGATTCCGCTGGAGTTCCGCGAGGCGATCGGCAACCGCATCTTCGGCTGTGATGACTGCCAGCTGGTCTGCCCGTGGAACAAGTTCGCGCAGCGCAGCGACGAACCCGACTTCCGCACCCGCAACGATCTGGACCGCGCCACGCTGGCCGAATTGTTTGCGTGGGAGGAAGACGAATTCCTGCAGCGCACCGAAGGCTCGGCGATCCGCCGCTCCGGCCACGAGCGCTGGCTGCGCAACATCGCGGTGGCGCTGGGCAATGCGCCCACGACCGATGCGGTGATCGCAGCATTGCGCTCACGCATGGAGCATCCATCGGAAATCGTGCGCGAACATGTCGCCTGGGCGCTCGCGCGCCACGGCGTGCAGGACTGA
- a CDS encoding N-acetylmuramoyl-L-alanine amidase has product MLLLALCWNLAEAREVKSVAIRDSATGTRAEIFLDSRAEYRVIPLSNPDRLVLDVLDTGLSPKVRLPAGGGVIKAVRSGSPEPGVTRIVFDLAAPVVVMGPNLEWREGSAVLVLVWPDDGKSGRDATAEVRTSAADTPAPPKPVETKPEPTPAEAVAAAKPEPKPASTSQPDPAAIMAGKAPAADALPTVKQGSGTVATGIPTRVATGTPVSTQPPSSQPVTPPASDAKPVRSAQDLARDARLRPLVIAIDAGHGGQDTGAIGAAGTREKDLTLKVARELARQVDAMPGMKAYLTRDADFFIPLDQRYKKARAAKADVFIAIHADAFINPQANGSSVWVLSQRGSTSQAARWLADRENAADLVGGVRLKDKSDTLASVLLDLSQSATQRASEAIAKDVHIGLSRIGRTHKKEIERANFVVLRSPDVPSMLVETAFISNPDEERRLNDPDYQRRIARAVLDGIHNYFTRLPPPGTWYAAKRNGTLGSVDGEPDAAP; this is encoded by the coding sequence ATGCTCCTGCTCGCCCTGTGCTGGAACCTGGCCGAAGCGCGCGAGGTGAAATCGGTCGCCATCCGCGATTCCGCGACCGGCACCCGGGCGGAAATCTTCCTGGACAGCCGCGCCGAATACCGCGTCATCCCGCTCTCCAATCCCGACCGGCTGGTGCTCGACGTGCTCGACACCGGCCTGTCGCCGAAAGTCCGCCTGCCGGCGGGTGGCGGGGTGATCAAGGCGGTGCGCAGCGGCAGCCCGGAACCGGGCGTGACCCGCATCGTGTTCGACCTGGCCGCGCCGGTTGTGGTGATGGGCCCCAATCTGGAATGGCGCGAAGGCAGCGCCGTGTTGGTGCTGGTATGGCCGGATGACGGCAAGTCGGGGCGCGATGCGACTGCGGAAGTCCGCACCTCTGCGGCCGATACGCCTGCACCGCCGAAGCCGGTCGAGACCAAGCCCGAACCCACGCCTGCCGAAGCCGTCGCGGCCGCCAAGCCCGAGCCGAAGCCGGCATCCACATCCCAGCCCGATCCCGCCGCCATCATGGCCGGCAAGGCACCAGCCGCCGACGCATTGCCTACGGTGAAGCAGGGCAGCGGCACCGTCGCGACCGGCATCCCGACCCGCGTGGCGACCGGCACGCCCGTGTCCACGCAGCCGCCGTCATCGCAACCCGTCACCCCGCCCGCAAGCGACGCCAAGCCGGTCCGCAGCGCGCAGGACCTGGCCCGCGACGCCCGCCTGCGTCCGCTGGTGATCGCGATCGACGCCGGCCACGGCGGCCAGGACACCGGAGCGATCGGCGCCGCCGGCACCCGCGAGAAAGACCTGACCCTGAAAGTCGCGCGCGAGCTGGCGCGGCAGGTGGATGCGATGCCGGGGATGAAGGCCTACCTGACCCGCGACGCCGACTTCTTCATCCCGCTCGACCAGCGCTACAAGAAGGCACGCGCGGCGAAGGCCGACGTCTTCATCGCCATCCACGCCGATGCCTTCATCAATCCCCAGGCCAACGGCTCGTCGGTGTGGGTGCTGTCGCAGCGCGGCTCCACCTCGCAGGCGGCGCGCTGGCTGGCCGACCGCGAGAACGCGGCGGACCTGGTCGGCGGCGTGCGCCTGAAGGACAAGAGCGACACGCTGGCCTCGGTGCTGCTGGACCTGTCGCAGAGCGCCACCCAGCGCGCGTCGGAGGCCATTGCCAAGGACGTGCACATCGGCCTGTCGCGCATCGGCCGCACGCACAAGAAGGAAATCGAACGCGCCAACTTCGTGGTGCTGCGTTCGCCGGACGTGCCCTCGATGCTGGTCGAGACCGCCTTCATCAGCAATCCCGACGAGGAGCGCCGGCTCAACGATCCGGACTACCAGCGCCGGATCGCCCGCGCGGTGCTGGACGGCATCCACAACTATTTCACCCGCCTGCCGCCGCCCGGCACCTGGTACGCCGCCAAGCGCAACGGCACGCTGGGCAGCGTGGACGGCGAGCCCGACGCCGCGCCCTGA
- the panD gene encoding aspartate 1-decarboxylase, whose protein sequence is MLLTLLKAKIHRASVTHAELHYEGSCAIDSRLLELSGIRENEQVHIFNVNNGHRFITYAIRAEAGSGIISVNGAAAHRAQPGDLVIICAYGQMDEAEATNYKPKLVYVDRENRLTHTNESIPMQAA, encoded by the coding sequence ATGTTGCTGACCCTGCTGAAAGCCAAGATCCATCGTGCCTCGGTGACCCACGCCGAACTCCATTACGAAGGGTCCTGCGCCATCGACAGCCGCCTGCTGGAGCTGTCGGGCATCCGCGAGAACGAGCAGGTGCACATCTTCAACGTCAACAACGGCCACCGCTTCATCACCTATGCGATCCGTGCCGAGGCCGGCAGCGGCATCATCTCGGTGAACGGCGCCGCCGCGCACCGCGCACAGCCGGGCGACCTGGTCATCATCTGCGCCTACGGCCAGATGGACGAGGCCGAGGCGACCAACTACAAGCCGAAGCTGGTCTACGTGGACCGCGAGAACCGGCTGACCCACACCAACGAATCGATCCCCATGCAGGCCGCCTGA
- the tsaE gene encoding tRNA (adenosine(37)-N6)-threonylcarbamoyltransferase complex ATPase subunit type 1 TsaE, translating to MSFDLFLPDPAATDALAASFADARPASANVHLHGDLGAGKSSFARAFLRRLGVAGAIRSPTYTLVERYPLADGREALHLDLYRIGDPGELEFLGIEPEQVALWLVEWPERGAGALPAADLHLRLAIEGEGRRLRAEADTSAGQAWLDEVAALT from the coding sequence ATGAGCTTCGACCTCTTCCTCCCCGATCCCGCCGCCACCGACGCGTTGGCCGCCAGCTTCGCCGACGCGCGCCCCGCATCCGCCAACGTCCATCTGCATGGCGATCTGGGCGCCGGCAAATCCAGTTTCGCGCGTGCGTTCCTGCGCCGGTTGGGCGTGGCGGGCGCGATCCGCAGCCCGACCTACACGCTGGTCGAGCGCTACCCGCTGGCCGATGGCCGCGAGGCGCTGCACCTCGACCTGTACCGGATCGGCGACCCGGGCGAGCTGGAATTCCTCGGCATCGAGCCGGAGCAGGTGGCGCTGTGGCTGGTCGAATGGCCCGAGCGCGGCGCCGGTGCGTTGCCGGCGGCCGACCTGCATCTGCGGCTGGCGATCGAGGGCGAGGGCCGTCGCCTCCGGGCCGAGGCAGATACGTCGGCGGGGCAGGCGTGGCTGGATGAAGTGGCTGCCCTGACTTAA
- the rnfB gene encoding Rnf electron transport complex subunit RnfB, protein MTMQVRASSDSETLVERIDRLLPQTQCGQCGFEGCRPYAEALARGEAGIDHCPPGGDVGARALAKLLGVPVLPYDRERGECKPGIVAMIIEADCIGCTKCIQACPVDAIVGASKLMHTVIAPLCTGCELCVAPCPVDCIVMQPVG, encoded by the coding sequence ATGACCATGCAAGTCCGTGCATCGTCCGATTCCGAAACGCTGGTCGAACGCATCGACCGCCTGCTGCCGCAGACCCAGTGCGGGCAATGCGGCTTCGAAGGCTGCCGCCCCTATGCCGAAGCGTTGGCGCGGGGCGAAGCCGGCATCGACCATTGCCCGCCCGGCGGGGATGTCGGCGCGCGTGCGCTGGCGAAGCTGCTGGGTGTCCCGGTGCTGCCCTACGACCGCGAACGTGGCGAATGCAAACCGGGGATCGTCGCGATGATCATCGAGGCCGACTGCATCGGCTGCACCAAGTGCATCCAGGCCTGCCCGGTGGACGCGATCGTCGGCGCATCCAAGCTGATGCACACGGTCATCGCGCCGCTGTGCACGGGCTGCGAACTCTGCGTCGCGCCCTGCCCGGTCGACTGCATCGTGATGCAGCCGGTCGGCTGA
- a CDS encoding TraB/GumN family protein: MLKPLAFALSLLLAGPAFAQAKTPAAPASAPVPLMWTACDADNCLYLLGSFHVLKPADYPLSKDVDAAFADAEKLVFEIPPQEMQSAELQQQMMAAALRRDGTQLKDELTPDQNAKLDAWLKANEAALAKQGLAPAVFQMFKPWFASLMVSLTGMTQMGMQPELGLDRHFMARADKAGKPVSGLETGSGQVALLSGMTPEEQRQMLEESLDSVANGGIETRKLHDAWRRGDAEGLITGTIDEMRKEYPRLYQAINVERNDAWVPLLEQRLKTPGTDDHLVVVGAMHLLGPDGVVEKLRAKGYTVKRICSACAAKPGAKPKKK; the protein is encoded by the coding sequence ATGCTGAAGCCGCTCGCCTTCGCCCTCTCCCTGCTGCTGGCCGGCCCCGCGTTCGCGCAGGCCAAGACGCCCGCCGCCCCGGCTTCGGCCCCGGTCCCGCTGATGTGGACCGCCTGCGACGCCGACAACTGCCTGTACCTGCTGGGCAGCTTCCATGTGCTCAAGCCCGCCGACTATCCGTTGTCGAAGGATGTCGATGCCGCTTTCGCCGATGCCGAGAAGCTGGTGTTCGAGATCCCGCCGCAGGAGATGCAGTCGGCCGAGCTGCAGCAGCAGATGATGGCCGCCGCGCTGCGCCGCGATGGCACCCAGCTCAAGGACGAACTCACGCCCGATCAGAACGCCAAGCTAGACGCCTGGCTCAAGGCCAACGAGGCCGCGCTGGCCAAGCAGGGTCTGGCGCCGGCCGTGTTCCAGATGTTCAAGCCGTGGTTCGCCAGCCTGATGGTCAGCCTGACCGGCATGACCCAGATGGGCATGCAACCGGAACTCGGGCTGGACCGTCATTTCATGGCGCGCGCCGACAAGGCCGGCAAGCCGGTGTCGGGGCTGGAAACCGGCAGCGGGCAGGTCGCGCTGCTGTCCGGCATGACGCCGGAAGAACAGCGGCAGATGCTGGAGGAGTCGCTGGATTCGGTCGCCAATGGCGGCATCGAGACCCGCAAGCTGCACGACGCCTGGCGCCGCGGTGATGCCGAAGGCCTGATCACCGGCACCATCGACGAGATGCGCAAGGAATACCCGCGCCTCTACCAGGCGATCAACGTCGAACGCAACGATGCGTGGGTACCGCTGCTGGAACAGCGCCTGAAAACGCCGGGCACCGACGACCACCTGGTCGTGGTCGGCGCGATGCATCTGCTGGGCCCGGATGGCGTGGTCGAGAAGCTGCGCGCCAAGGGCTACACGGTCAAGCGCATCTGCTCCGCCTGCGCCGCCAAACCCGGCGCGAAGCCGAAGAAGAAGTAA
- the pgi gene encoding glucose-6-phosphate isomerase produces MQKRLAEQAARLGQGSLWELVTGDPARATDFALRVGPLYANFARQHVDREALAVLFDIAREADLPAAMRRLVDGEPVNFTENRAALHTALRGDLSPARAARDAHRQAGEALARMEALVARLHADSRITDVVSVGIGGSDLGPRLVVDALSRPDAPVCVHFVSNVDASAIERTLVGLDPARTAGIVISKSFGTQETLLNGAILRDWLGDGTRLFAVSANVERAGREFGIAPERMLPMWDWVGGRYSLWSAVGFPIALALGMPAFRELLAGAAAFDRHAVESPLEDNLAVWHALTAVWNRNALGAAAQAVFPYDERLRLLPAYLQQLVMESLGKQARHDGEDAGIDTVPVWWGGVGSDVQHSFFQALHQGTQQVPADFIGVSRSDHGHEGSHAAMLSNLLAQTEALANGQPSTDPHRRYPGGRPSTLLLLDALTPSALGHLLALYEHSTYLQAVLWGINAFDQFGVELGKQMATKLLPALRGEAEADDPVTRELLSQIRAPR; encoded by the coding sequence GTGCAGAAGCGGCTGGCCGAACAGGCGGCGCGACTCGGGCAGGGCAGCCTGTGGGAACTGGTGACGGGCGATCCGGCCCGCGCCACCGATTTCGCGCTGCGGGTCGGCCCGCTCTACGCCAACTTCGCGCGCCAGCATGTCGACCGCGAGGCGCTGGCCGTGCTGTTCGACATCGCCCGCGAAGCCGATCTGCCCGCCGCGATGCGGCGCCTGGTGGATGGCGAACCAGTCAACTTCACCGAAAACCGTGCCGCGCTGCATACCGCGCTGCGTGGCGACCTGTCCCCGGCCCGCGCGGCGCGTGATGCTCACCGGCAGGCCGGCGAGGCGCTGGCGCGGATGGAGGCGCTGGTGGCACGGCTTCATGCCGATAGCCGCATCACCGATGTTGTCAGCGTCGGCATCGGCGGCTCCGACCTCGGGCCGCGCCTGGTGGTGGATGCGCTGTCCAGGCCCGACGCGCCTGTATGCGTGCATTTCGTGTCGAACGTGGATGCCTCGGCCATCGAGCGCACGCTGGTGGGGCTGGATCCCGCGCGCACCGCAGGCATCGTCATCTCCAAGAGTTTCGGCACGCAGGAAACACTGCTCAACGGCGCGATCCTGCGTGACTGGCTGGGCGACGGCACGCGGCTGTTCGCGGTCAGCGCCAACGTGGAGCGTGCCGGCCGCGAGTTCGGCATCGCGCCCGAACGCATGCTGCCGATGTGGGACTGGGTCGGCGGCCGGTACTCGCTGTGGTCGGCGGTCGGCTTCCCGATCGCGCTCGCATTGGGCATGCCGGCGTTCCGTGAACTGCTGGCGGGCGCGGCGGCCTTCGACCGTCACGCGGTGGAGTCGCCGCTGGAAGACAACCTCGCGGTCTGGCACGCGCTCACCGCGGTATGGAACCGCAATGCGCTGGGTGCGGCGGCACAGGCGGTATTCCCGTATGACGAACGTCTGCGCCTGCTGCCGGCCTACCTGCAGCAGCTGGTGATGGAAAGCCTGGGCAAGCAGGCGCGGCACGATGGCGAGGATGCCGGCATCGATACCGTTCCCGTCTGGTGGGGCGGCGTAGGCAGCGATGTCCAGCACAGCTTCTTCCAGGCGCTGCACCAGGGTACCCAGCAGGTGCCGGCGGATTTCATCGGCGTCAGTCGATCTGATCATGGGCATGAGGGCAGCCACGCTGCGATGTTGTCCAACCTGCTGGCGCAGACCGAAGCACTGGCCAATGGCCAGCCCAGCACCGACCCGCATCGCCGCTATCCCGGCGGTCGGCCCAGCACGCTGCTGCTGCTGGATGCGCTCACGCCGTCCGCACTCGGCCACCTGCTGGCGCTGTACGAGCACAGCACCTACCTGCAGGCGGTGCTGTGGGGCATCAATGCCTTCGATCAGTTCGGTGTCGAACTCGGCAAGCAGATGGCGACGAAACTGCTGCCCGCATTGCGTGGTGAAGCGGAAGCCGACGACCCGGTGACACGCGAACTGCTCTCGCAGATCCGCGCCCCGCGCTGA
- a CDS encoding NAD(P)H-hydrate dehydratase, whose protein sequence is MPSPSALYDNAALRALEHRASAIDGFDETTLMQRAGAAAWRCLLQHWPSARRIVVLCGPGNNGGDGWVLAKHALDSGLDVAVVQLDAPRSPLCISMADAYRQAGGHINHFEDALPDAHVIVDALFGIGLDRAPQGDAARLIEAANASDAPILALDTPSGVDAEHGAVPGVAIIATHTLQFIAAHMGLATGAAIDHAGALSLATLDLPDSCFEEIVPVAETMPTPRLPRRARDSHKGRFGHVLALGGDAGMGGAIALASEAALRCGAGRVSVATRAMHVPMLLARRPEAMAHAVENATSAFPLIEYADALAIGPGLGQGDWGRALFDAVIRADKPMVLDADALNLLAMSSRPVPRAVLTPHPGEAARLLDTSIDGIQRDRRAAAEALASGFQCAVVLKGAGSLIAAPGRTTRVIALGNPGMASGGMGDTLTGIVAALLAQGHEPFEAASFGAWLHARAGDRAAVAGEAGLLASDLIDQLRATIAACSA, encoded by the coding sequence ATGCCCAGCCCCTCCGCGCTGTACGACAACGCCGCGTTGCGCGCACTCGAACATCGCGCTTCGGCCATCGACGGCTTCGACGAAACCACCCTCATGCAGCGCGCGGGCGCGGCGGCCTGGCGATGCCTGCTGCAGCACTGGCCTTCGGCGCGACGCATCGTGGTGCTGTGTGGGCCCGGCAACAACGGCGGCGATGGCTGGGTACTGGCGAAGCACGCGCTCGATTCCGGCCTCGATGTCGCCGTCGTGCAGCTTGACGCGCCGCGCTCGCCGCTGTGCATAAGCATGGCCGATGCCTATCGCCAAGCCGGCGGCCATATCAATCATTTCGAAGACGCGTTGCCCGATGCGCATGTCATCGTCGATGCGCTGTTCGGTATCGGGCTGGATCGTGCGCCGCAGGGCGATGCCGCGCGCTTGATCGAAGCCGCCAACGCATCGGATGCGCCGATCCTCGCGCTGGATACGCCGAGTGGCGTCGATGCCGAACACGGCGCGGTGCCCGGCGTGGCCATCATCGCCACCCACACGCTCCAGTTCATCGCCGCGCATATGGGTCTGGCGACCGGCGCGGCCATCGACCATGCAGGTGCGCTGTCGCTCGCCACGCTGGACCTGCCGGACAGTTGTTTCGAAGAGATCGTGCCCGTCGCGGAAACCATGCCGACGCCGCGCCTGCCGCGCCGCGCCCGCGATTCGCACAAGGGCCGCTTCGGGCATGTGCTGGCGCTCGGCGGTGATGCGGGCATGGGCGGGGCCATCGCGCTGGCGAGCGAGGCGGCTTTGCGATGCGGCGCCGGTCGCGTATCGGTGGCGACGCGCGCGATGCACGTGCCGATGCTGCTCGCGCGGCGCCCGGAGGCGATGGCCCATGCGGTCGAAAACGCGACATCAGCATTCCCGTTGATCGAATATGCGGATGCACTCGCCATCGGCCCCGGCCTGGGACAGGGCGATTGGGGTCGCGCGTTGTTCGATGCGGTGATCCGTGCGGACAAGCCCATGGTGCTGGATGCCGACGCCCTCAACCTGTTGGCGATGTCGTCGCGGCCGGTGCCGCGCGCGGTGCTGACGCCACATCCCGGCGAGGCCGCGCGACTGCTCGACACGAGCATCGACGGCATCCAGCGCGACCGTCGGGCCGCCGCCGAAGCGCTGGCATCCGGATTCCAGTGCGCGGTGGTGTTGAAGGGTGCCGGTTCGCTGATCGCTGCGCCCGGGCGCACGACGCGGGTGATCGCGCTCGGCAATCCGGGCATGGCCTCGGGCGGGATGGGCGATACGTTGACCGGTATCGTCGCGGCGCTGCTGGCGCAGGGGCACGAGCCTTTCGAGGCCGCTTCGTTCGGTGCCTGGCTGCATGCGCGTGCCGGGGATCGCGCCGCCGTCGCGGGCGAAGCGGGCCTGCTGGCCAGCGATCTCATCGACCAGCTGCGTGCGACCATCGCGGCATGCAGCGCATGA
- the metG gene encoding methionine--tRNA ligase, with protein MSAPALVTSALPYANGPLHLGHLVGYIQADIWVRARRMAGDTVHFVCADDTHGTPIMLAAEKAGATPEAFIASIQASHECDFGDFHVAFDHYDSTNSPRNRTLTEAIYARLQANGHIGRRTVSQLYDPERGMFLPDRYVKGTCPNCGTPDQYGDNCEACGATYAPTELKDPKSVVSGAAPELRDSEHYFFELGQFEGFLRGWLAGDVAVSGVKAKLGEWLEGEGGLRAWDISRDAPYFGFEIPGAPGKYFYVWLDAPIGYLSSFQALCEREGIDFDAFLNAGSAAEMHHFIGKDIVNFHGLFWPAVLHGSGHRTPTRLHVNGYLTVDGAKMSKSRGTFVMARTYLDQGLDPEALRYYFAAKTSGGVDDLDLNLSDFVSRVNSDIVGKFVNLASRCAGFIDKRFDGQLADALPEPATYARFIDALPAIRAAYAANDAAQVLRLAMALADEANKYIDEEKPWVIAKQEGAEAELQAVCTQGLNLFRVLALALAPVLPSVAARVAAFMAAPLSSWTDCDAPLVGHRIQPYQPLFTRIDPKHIEAMTEASKDTLKPPTEAAASAKAAASSAAAPAKQAESGDIATIGIDDFAKLDLRIGKVLECGFVEGSDKLLRFLLDAGDLGQRQIFSGIRASYGDPDALVGRNVVFIANLAPRKMRFGLSEGMILSAGFDGGALALLDADATAQPGMPVR; from the coding sequence ATGTCCGCACCCGCCCTCGTCACCAGCGCCCTGCCCTATGCCAACGGGCCGCTGCATCTCGGCCATCTGGTCGGCTACATCCAGGCCGACATCTGGGTGCGCGCACGACGCATGGCTGGCGACACGGTGCACTTCGTCTGCGCCGACGACACCCACGGCACGCCAATCATGCTGGCGGCGGAAAAGGCCGGCGCCACGCCGGAAGCCTTCATCGCCAGCATCCAGGCCTCGCACGAATGCGACTTCGGCGATTTCCACGTCGCCTTCGACCACTACGACTCGACCAACTCGCCGCGCAACCGCACGCTGACCGAGGCGATCTACGCGCGACTGCAGGCCAACGGCCACATCGGCCGGCGCACGGTTTCGCAGCTGTACGACCCCGAGCGCGGCATGTTCCTGCCCGACCGCTACGTCAAAGGCACCTGCCCCAACTGCGGCACGCCCGACCAGTACGGCGACAACTGCGAGGCCTGCGGCGCCACCTATGCGCCGACCGAATTGAAGGATCCGAAGTCGGTGGTGTCCGGCGCGGCGCCGGAGCTGCGCGACTCCGAGCATTACTTCTTCGAGCTGGGCCAGTTCGAAGGCTTCCTGCGCGGATGGCTGGCGGGCGATGTCGCGGTGTCCGGCGTCAAGGCCAAACTGGGCGAATGGCTGGAAGGCGAAGGTGGCTTGCGCGCCTGGGACATCTCGCGCGATGCACCCTACTTCGGTTTCGAAATCCCGGGTGCGCCGGGCAAGTATTTCTACGTCTGGCTGGATGCGCCGATCGGCTACCTGTCCAGTTTCCAGGCGCTCTGCGAGCGCGAAGGCATCGACTTCGACGCCTTCCTCAATGCCGGTTCCGCTGCCGAGATGCACCACTTCATCGGCAAGGACATCGTCAACTTCCACGGCCTGTTCTGGCCGGCGGTGCTGCACGGTTCCGGCCACCGCACGCCGACGCGCCTGCACGTCAACGGCTACCTGACCGTCGATGGCGCGAAGATGTCGAAGTCGCGCGGCACCTTCGTCATGGCGCGCACCTATCTCGACCAGGGCCTGGATCCGGAAGCGCTGCGCTATTACTTCGCGGCCAAAACCTCGGGCGGCGTGGACGACCTGGACCTCAACTTGTCCGACTTCGTCAGCCGGGTGAACAGCGACATCGTCGGCAAGTTCGTCAACCTTGCGAGCCGCTGCGCCGGCTTCATCGACAAGCGTTTCGATGGCCAACTGGCCGATGCCCTGCCCGAGCCGGCGACCTACGCGCGCTTCATCGACGCGCTCCCCGCGATCCGCGCCGCCTACGCCGCCAATGACGCCGCGCAGGTGCTGCGACTGGCGATGGCGCTGGCCGACGAAGCCAACAAATACATCGACGAGGAAAAGCCCTGGGTCATCGCCAAGCAGGAAGGCGCCGAAGCCGAACTGCAGGCGGTCTGCACGCAGGGCCTCAACCTGTTCCGCGTGCTGGCGCTCGCGCTGGCGCCGGTGCTGCCGTCCGTGGCCGCGCGCGTGGCCGCGTTCATGGCCGCGCCGCTGTCGTCCTGGACGGATTGCGATGCGCCGCTGGTCGGCCACCGCATCCAGCCCTACCAGCCGCTGTTCACCCGCATCGACCCCAAGCACATCGAAGCCATGACCGAAGCCAGCAAGGACACCCTCAAGCCCCCCACCGAAGCCGCCGCATCTGCCAAGGCGGCCGCATCTTCTGCCGCGGCGCCTGCAAAGCAGGCCGAAAGCGGCGACATCGCCACCATCGGCATCGACGATTTCGCCAAGCTCGACCTGCGCATCGGCAAGGTGCTGGAATGCGGCTTCGTCGAAGGCTCGGACAAGCTGCTGCGCTTCCTGCTGGATGCCGGTGACCTCGGTCAGCGCCAGATCTTCTCGGGCATCCGCGCCAGCTATGGTGATCCGGACGCGCTCGTCGGCCGCAACGTGGTGTTCATCGCCAACCTCGCGCCGCGCAAGATGCGTTTCGGCCTGAGCGAAGGGATGATCCTGTCCGCCGGTTTCGATGGCGGCGCGTTGGCGTTGCTGGATGCCGATGCCACGGCGCAGCCCGGCATGCCGGTGCGCTGA